One stretch of Punica granatum isolate Tunisia-2019 chromosome 5, ASM765513v2, whole genome shotgun sequence DNA includes these proteins:
- the LOC116208209 gene encoding eukaryotic translation initiation factor 5B has product MLDRAEVGGIKNRHGGKKMTKIKNKKRKGESIADGDGSEMNDYSSSKAVGREKRKKILKKKEKKLEERNAPAEPGHDAMLNREEVGSIDAKLGEKKKRRKREKKDSADVEDAFHTDIEGNNSIKVKDGKKSKKSSLKKKMKVHIESESQGEPEPQMSDGLEIMNGKKGKSKKDKRKKKALKQSREGEELVEDKAEPSKEEVYHISSEDEDSPKGMKKWLMEYHQSRPGLKILQQRIDEFITAHEEKLEEERKEREARAADGGWTVVTHHKGRKKTTESDTGTVVGSVSEAALKDQMAKKKHKEVGLDFYRFHKKEAQRNEIMMLQSKFEQDKRRIQQLRAARKFRPY; this is encoded by the exons ATGTTAGATAGGGCGGAAGTTGGGGGGATCAAGAATAGACATGGTGGGAAGAAGATGACGaagattaaaaataagaagaggAAAGGAGAAAGCATTGCTGATGGTGATGGATCAGAAATGAATG ATTATAGTTCGAGTAAGGCTGTggggagagagaaaagaaagaagatattgaaaaagaaggaaaagaaactcGAGGAGAGAAATGCCCCAGCTGAGCCCGGACATG ATGCAATGTTGAATCGAGAAGAAGTGGGTTCTATAGATGCAAAACTtggagaaaagaagaagaggaggaaaagGGAGAAGAAAGACAGTGCTGATGTTGAGGATGCTTTCCACACAGATATTGAAG ggaatAATTCAATCAAAGTAAAGGATGGAAAGAAAAGTAAGAAATCAtctttaaagaaaaagatgaaag TTCATATTGAATCCGAAAGTCAAGGAGAACCTGAACCACAGATGTCGGATGGTTTGGAAATCATGAATGGTAAAAAAG GTAAGTCTAAGAAAgataagagaaagaagaaggcCCTCAAGCAGTCCAGGGAAGGAGAGGAATTAGTGGAAGATAAGGCTGAACCTTCTAAAGAGGAGGTTTATCATATTTCTTCAGAGGATGAGGACAGTCCTAAAGGAATGAAAA AATGGCTGATGGAATACCATCAAAGCAGACCTGGACTGAAGATATTGCAGCAAAGGATTGATGAATTTATAACAGCACATGAAGAAAAACTTGAAGAG gaaagaaaggaaagagaagCCCGTGCTGCTGACGGCGGATGGACAGTTGTGACACACCACAAAGGGAGGAAGAAAACTACAGAGTCTGATACAGGAACTGTTGTGGGCTCTGTCTCTGAGGCCGCTTTGAAGGATCAGATGGCAAAGAAGAAGCACAAGGAAGTAGGGCTAGATTTCTACCGTTTCCATAAAAAAGAAGCTCAGAGAAACG AGATAATGATGCTGCAAAGCAAGTTTGAGCAAGATAAAAGGCGGATACAGCAACTAAGAGCAGCGAGGAAGTTTCGACCTTACTGA
- the LOC116208205 gene encoding pentatricopeptide repeat-containing protein At5g38730 isoform X2, translating to MAALVSCSSETVLARSICAVIVKGRWSSLNSNICSSLTSTVIHQVLLDLSNHLGSPSLSWAFFKSAQDLLDKIAHRDFLSSPSVLSSLVRAHGDPDVNSHVLSWLVILYANSRMTQDALQVFEHMRVSALKPHLHACTVLLNCLAKERLTDLVWKVYKKMVRIGIVPNTHIYNALIHACSKSADPEKAEKLVEEMEARGIFPDLFTYNTLISLYCKKGMHYEALSVQDRMERGGVSPDLVTYNSLIYGFCREGRMREAVRLFREIKGADPNHVTYTTLIDGYCRTNDLEEALRLLEVMIARGLYPSVFTYNSILRKLCEEGRMRDANKLLNEMSERRVEPDNVTCNTLINAYCKIRDLRSALKVKNRMRESGLKLDQFTYKALIHGFCRVLDMDNAKELLISMIDAGFSPSYCTYSWIIDGYCELNDEDAVLRLLDDFAGRGLCIGLSVYRALIRRFCKRERIASAERVFSLMQEKGISGDSIIYTSLAYAYLKAGDVKSSSAMLDDMYKKRLMITLKIYRSFNASYACESHILRLFWDNLVSRGLISKAILKDIEQSDLLL from the exons ATGGCTGCTTTAGTCTCTTGTAGCAGCGAAACCGTGCTGGCTCGGAGCATTTGTGCAGTTATCGTCAAGGGTAGATGGAGCTCCCTGAATAGCAACATCTGTTCAAGCCTCACCTCAACGGTCATCCACCAGGTTCTCTTGGACCTCTCAAATCACCTGGGCAGTCCCTCCCTTTCATGGGCATTCTTCAA GAGTGCACAGGACCTGCTCGACAAAATTGCGCACAGAGACTTCTTATCTTCTCCGTCGGTTTTGAGCTCTTTGGTGAGGGCACACGGTGACCCCGATGTTAATTCGCATGTCTTGAGCTGGCTTGTGATATTGTATGCTAATTCGAGAATGACCCAAGATGCATTGCAAGTGTTTGAGCACATGAGAGTTTCTGCCTTGAAGCCTCATTTGCATGCTTGTACTGTGTTACTGAACTGTTTAGCTAAGGAAAGGTTGACCGACCTGGTGTGGAAAGTGTATAAGAAGATGGTCAGAATCGGGATCGTTCCAAacactcatatatataatgcgcTGATTCATGCTTGTAGCAAGTCAGCAGACCCTGAGAAGGCCGAAAAACTAGTGGAAGAAATGGAAGCAAGAGGCATTTTTCCTGACCTTTTCACGTACAATACACTGATATCGCTGTACTGCAAGAAGGGCATGCACTATGAAGCTCTGTCTGTTCAAGATAGAATGGAAAGAGGAGGAGTGAGTCCTGATCTCGTAACTTATAACTCACTTATATACGGCTTTTGCAGGGAAGGCAGGATGAGAGAGGCTGTGAGGCTCTTTCGGGAAATCAAAGGTGCTGATCCTAATCACGTGACGTACACGACTCTAATTGATGGGTACTGCAGAACAAATGACCTTGAGGAGGCTCTAAGATTGCTTGAGGTGATGATCGCTAGAGGGCTTTATCCCAGTGTTTTCACTTACAACTCGATCCTGCGGAAGTTGTGCGAAGAAGGCAGGATGAGGGATGCAAACAAGCTTTTGAATGAGATGAGTGAGCGGAGAGTTGAACCCGACAATGTCACATGTAACACCCTGATTAATGCGTATTGCAAGATTCGAGATCTGAGATCTGCATTAAAGGTGAAAAACAGGATGCGCGAGTCTGGATTAAAGCTTGACCAGTTCACTTATAAGGCACTCATTCATGGCTTCTGCAGAGTTCTAGATATGGATAATGCGAAAGAGTTGCTAATCTCCATGATTGATGCTGGATTTTCGCCTAGCTATTGCACCTATTCTTGGATTATAGATGGATATTGTGAACTCAACGATGAAGATGCAGTTCTACGACTTCTAGATGATTTTGCAGGGAGAGGTCTCTGCATTGGTTTGTCAGTATACAGGGCTCTGATTCGGAGGTTTTGTAAGAGAGAAAGGATTGCTTCTGCTGAAAGAGTCTTCAGTTTGATGCAAGAGAAGGGTATATCAGGGGACAGCATTATATATACCAGCCTTGCGTATGCTTATTTGAAAGCAGGAGATGTCAAATCCTCATCAGCAATGCTTGATGATATGTATAAGAAGAGGTTGATGATAACTCTCAAGATCTACAGAAGTTTTAATGCTTCCTATGCTTGTGAAAGTCACATCTTGCGTCTCTTTTGGGACAATCTCGTTAGCAGGGGTCTCATATCGAAAGCTATATTGAAGGATATAGAGCAGTCTGACTTGCTTTTGTAG
- the LOC116208205 gene encoding pentatricopeptide repeat-containing protein At5g38730 isoform X1 codes for MAALVSCSSETVLARSICAVIVKGRWSSLNSNICSSLTSTVIHQVLLDLSNHLGSPSLSWAFFKYVETFPNYKHPLQSSWTMIHILAKHRHYRSAQDLLDKIAHRDFLSSPSVLSSLVRAHGDPDVNSHVLSWLVILYANSRMTQDALQVFEHMRVSALKPHLHACTVLLNCLAKERLTDLVWKVYKKMVRIGIVPNTHIYNALIHACSKSADPEKAEKLVEEMEARGIFPDLFTYNTLISLYCKKGMHYEALSVQDRMERGGVSPDLVTYNSLIYGFCREGRMREAVRLFREIKGADPNHVTYTTLIDGYCRTNDLEEALRLLEVMIARGLYPSVFTYNSILRKLCEEGRMRDANKLLNEMSERRVEPDNVTCNTLINAYCKIRDLRSALKVKNRMRESGLKLDQFTYKALIHGFCRVLDMDNAKELLISMIDAGFSPSYCTYSWIIDGYCELNDEDAVLRLLDDFAGRGLCIGLSVYRALIRRFCKRERIASAERVFSLMQEKGISGDSIIYTSLAYAYLKAGDVKSSSAMLDDMYKKRLMITLKIYRSFNASYACESHILRLFWDNLVSRGLISKAILKDIEQSDLLL; via the coding sequence ATGGCTGCTTTAGTCTCTTGTAGCAGCGAAACCGTGCTGGCTCGGAGCATTTGTGCAGTTATCGTCAAGGGTAGATGGAGCTCCCTGAATAGCAACATCTGTTCAAGCCTCACCTCAACGGTCATCCACCAGGTTCTCTTGGACCTCTCAAATCACCTGGGCAGTCCCTCCCTTTCATGGGCATTCTTCAAGTACGTGGAAACTTTCCCGAATTACAAGCACCCTTTGCAGTCCTCTTGGACCATGATCCACATTTTAGCTAAGCACAGACACTACAGGAGTGCACAGGACCTGCTCGACAAAATTGCGCACAGAGACTTCTTATCTTCTCCGTCGGTTTTGAGCTCTTTGGTGAGGGCACACGGTGACCCCGATGTTAATTCGCATGTCTTGAGCTGGCTTGTGATATTGTATGCTAATTCGAGAATGACCCAAGATGCATTGCAAGTGTTTGAGCACATGAGAGTTTCTGCCTTGAAGCCTCATTTGCATGCTTGTACTGTGTTACTGAACTGTTTAGCTAAGGAAAGGTTGACCGACCTGGTGTGGAAAGTGTATAAGAAGATGGTCAGAATCGGGATCGTTCCAAacactcatatatataatgcgcTGATTCATGCTTGTAGCAAGTCAGCAGACCCTGAGAAGGCCGAAAAACTAGTGGAAGAAATGGAAGCAAGAGGCATTTTTCCTGACCTTTTCACGTACAATACACTGATATCGCTGTACTGCAAGAAGGGCATGCACTATGAAGCTCTGTCTGTTCAAGATAGAATGGAAAGAGGAGGAGTGAGTCCTGATCTCGTAACTTATAACTCACTTATATACGGCTTTTGCAGGGAAGGCAGGATGAGAGAGGCTGTGAGGCTCTTTCGGGAAATCAAAGGTGCTGATCCTAATCACGTGACGTACACGACTCTAATTGATGGGTACTGCAGAACAAATGACCTTGAGGAGGCTCTAAGATTGCTTGAGGTGATGATCGCTAGAGGGCTTTATCCCAGTGTTTTCACTTACAACTCGATCCTGCGGAAGTTGTGCGAAGAAGGCAGGATGAGGGATGCAAACAAGCTTTTGAATGAGATGAGTGAGCGGAGAGTTGAACCCGACAATGTCACATGTAACACCCTGATTAATGCGTATTGCAAGATTCGAGATCTGAGATCTGCATTAAAGGTGAAAAACAGGATGCGCGAGTCTGGATTAAAGCTTGACCAGTTCACTTATAAGGCACTCATTCATGGCTTCTGCAGAGTTCTAGATATGGATAATGCGAAAGAGTTGCTAATCTCCATGATTGATGCTGGATTTTCGCCTAGCTATTGCACCTATTCTTGGATTATAGATGGATATTGTGAACTCAACGATGAAGATGCAGTTCTACGACTTCTAGATGATTTTGCAGGGAGAGGTCTCTGCATTGGTTTGTCAGTATACAGGGCTCTGATTCGGAGGTTTTGTAAGAGAGAAAGGATTGCTTCTGCTGAAAGAGTCTTCAGTTTGATGCAAGAGAAGGGTATATCAGGGGACAGCATTATATATACCAGCCTTGCGTATGCTTATTTGAAAGCAGGAGATGTCAAATCCTCATCAGCAATGCTTGATGATATGTATAAGAAGAGGTTGATGATAACTCTCAAGATCTACAGAAGTTTTAATGCTTCCTATGCTTGTGAAAGTCACATCTTGCGTCTCTTTTGGGACAATCTCGTTAGCAGGGGTCTCATATCGAAAGCTATATTGAAGGATATAGAGCAGTCTGACTTGCTTTTGTAG